The following coding sequences are from one Pigmentibacter sp. JX0631 window:
- a CDS encoding transposase: MADRAYHVEKIRKRLKENGIQAVIHKKKNTIDKINEEFGFYLYKIRHLIENLFARLKQFKSIPARYDKKKVTFLL; the protein is encoded by the coding sequence ATTGCAGACAGAGCTTATCATGTAGAAAAAATTAGAAAGCGATTGAAAGAAAATGGAATTCAAGCTGTGATTCATAAGAAGAAAAATACTATTGATAAAATAAATGAAGAGTTCGGCTTCTATTTATACAAAATAAGGCATTTAATTGAGAATTTATTTGCTAGATTAAAACAATTTAAAAGCATTCCAGCTCGTTACGATAAGAAAAAAGTAACTTTTCTTCTATGA
- a CDS encoding thiopeptide-type bacteriocin biosynthesis protein has protein sequence MKIFVKESRENEFLSEKLENVFLQQGIDINNYIWFFIRYFDEKNHIRLRIKNCNSFYNIYKNIGDIFRNLNLNGFINYATIETYEPEVERYGGQKLIELAENIFMSDSILVLNIIKNIPKIQNEFSLVLISSLCIISMLDSFEMNHENKIEFLKKLTNKEKYIDEFRLIRKKVISLFINNNFIWHYDFCFSSISKYIEIRNQKIYEYNVIMNTCISSNELYNSKDEIITSFIHMHCNRLFGTSNELENKSISYALHILNSLSFHLKK, from the coding sequence ATGAAAATTTTTGTTAAAGAAAGTAGAGAAAATGAGTTTTTATCAGAGAAATTAGAAAATGTATTTTTACAGCAGGGAATAGATATAAATAATTATATTTGGTTTTTTATTAGATATTTTGATGAAAAAAACCACATCAGACTAAGAATTAAAAATTGTAATTCTTTTTACAATATTTATAAAAATATTGGAGATATATTCAGAAATTTAAACTTAAATGGATTTATTAATTATGCTACAATTGAGACTTATGAACCCGAAGTTGAAAGATACGGAGGACAAAAACTAATTGAACTTGCTGAAAATATATTTATGTCCGATAGTATCCTAGTATTAAATATTATTAAAAATATTCCAAAAATTCAAAATGAATTTTCCTTGGTTTTAATATCTTCCTTATGCATAATATCAATGCTAGATTCATTTGAAATGAATCATGAAAATAAAATAGAATTTTTAAAAAAATTAACAAATAAAGAAAAATATATTGATGAATTTAGATTAATAAGAAAAAAAGTTATTTCTTTATTTATAAATAATAATTTTATTTGGCATTATGATTTTTGTTTTAGTTCAATTTCAAAATATATAGAAATTAGAAATCAAAAAATATATGAGTATAATGTTATTATGAATACTTGTATATCAAGTAATGAATTATATAATTCAAAAGATGAAATAATAACTAGCTTTATTCATATGCACTGCAATAGATTATTTGGCACGAGTAATGAATTAGAAAATAAGTCTATTTCTTATGCTCTTCACATTCTAAATAGTCTAAGTTTCCATTTAAAAAAATAG
- a CDS encoding GNAT family N-acetyltransferase: MLNIEIKNLEKNDLNGLIPLCDILGFEGSLKNLESRFFDLIDFPAHQVRIARDLKSSTLIGFIHFFEAPSLLTCKTIEIGGLAVLPEFRRQGTATKLMLEVEKWAKIKNCASILLATQILRKESIKFYEELGYFKEFQTYFMRKNLSLD; this comes from the coding sequence ATGCTAAATATTGAAATCAAAAATCTAGAAAAAAACGATCTAAATGGATTAATTCCACTTTGTGATATTTTGGGTTTCGAAGGTTCGCTCAAAAATTTAGAATCCCGCTTTTTTGACTTGATTGATTTTCCAGCACATCAAGTAAGAATTGCTAGAGATTTAAAAAGTTCTACATTAATTGGATTCATTCATTTTTTTGAGGCACCCTCCCTACTCACCTGTAAAACTATTGAAATAGGCGGACTTGCTGTATTACCAGAATTCAGAAGGCAAGGAACAGCGACAAAATTAATGCTTGAAGTTGAAAAATGGGCCAAAATTAAAAACTGTGCTTCGATACTATTAGCAACCCAAATTTTGCGCAAAGAATCCATTAAATTCTATGAAGAACTTGGGTATTTTAAGGAATTTCAAACCTATTTTATGCGAAAAAATCTTTCTCTAGATTAA
- a CDS encoding IS66 family transposase, which produces MEKNLFEKITANDLLKFNSKQLIEFFENQKKYTEKILNSHNEFIQKHNLILEERDSLKKHNKELLDKIVEVEGQLVLLRRRIFREKSERIVKDKNTSEPSDNIKKNSSKKRAKEIKRLPSERYPEAEIIEEHVEFKELPICNCCGSQMRDSGMTEDSEFLTTEPKDYYIIKQKRHKYRCTKCHGDIKTAPTPKKIIPSSVYSDEMIVDVAMTKYCDLIPIERYSSIAGREGFVDLPPNSLIGTTHKLAEYVELAYNKVKEEILSSNVLHADETPHRMLEGDEKKSWYLWGFSNKQSSYFEIRNTRSGDVASEILGKSKCEYLVSDIYSGYVKSTTEVNKKRENKNIPLIKNIYCNAHSRRKFMEAEKFPESKFFIEQYHEIYRLESDGKKDPQLLQKNRNQMKALFEDMKIIGKKLLQGVSAQSTLAIAINYFLKNYEGLTRFIENIELPIDNNHQERQLRSPVIGRKTWYGTHSKQGAKTASIMFTLVESCKLNGINPREYFSMLVKDIHAGKNVFTPKEFNNIDSG; this is translated from the coding sequence ATGGAAAAAAATCTATTCGAAAAAATTACCGCGAATGATCTTTTAAAATTCAATAGCAAACAGCTGATTGAATTCTTTGAAAATCAAAAGAAATATACTGAGAAAATATTAAATTCTCATAATGAATTTATTCAAAAACACAATCTCATTCTTGAAGAACGAGATAGCTTAAAAAAGCATAATAAAGAGTTACTGGATAAAATTGTTGAAGTTGAGGGGCAACTTGTATTACTTAGACGAAGGATATTTAGAGAAAAATCTGAAAGGATTGTAAAAGATAAAAATACTTCGGAACCATCTGATAATATAAAGAAAAACAGCTCAAAAAAACGTGCCAAAGAAATTAAAAGACTTCCATCTGAGCGATATCCTGAAGCAGAAATAATTGAAGAACATGTAGAATTTAAGGAACTGCCTATTTGCAACTGCTGTGGTTCACAAATGCGTGATTCTGGAATGACTGAAGATAGTGAGTTTTTAACAACAGAGCCAAAAGATTACTACATAATAAAACAAAAGCGACATAAATACCGGTGTACCAAATGTCATGGAGATATTAAGACTGCTCCTACTCCTAAAAAAATAATACCAAGTTCAGTTTATAGTGACGAAATGATAGTCGATGTTGCAATGACAAAGTACTGTGATCTCATCCCTATTGAAAGATACAGTTCAATAGCAGGGCGTGAAGGCTTTGTGGATTTACCACCCAATAGTTTAATAGGTACGACACATAAACTAGCCGAATATGTTGAACTGGCATATAATAAAGTAAAGGAAGAAATATTATCTTCAAACGTATTACATGCGGATGAAACCCCTCACCGCATGTTAGAAGGAGATGAAAAAAAGAGCTGGTATTTATGGGGATTTTCCAACAAACAAAGCTCATACTTTGAAATCAGGAATACCAGATCAGGCGATGTCGCTTCTGAGATTCTTGGCAAATCTAAGTGTGAATATTTAGTCAGTGACATTTATTCCGGTTACGTTAAATCAACAACAGAAGTAAATAAAAAGCGAGAGAATAAAAATATTCCATTAATTAAAAATATTTATTGCAATGCGCATAGTCGTCGCAAATTCATGGAAGCTGAAAAATTCCCTGAAAGTAAATTCTTCATTGAACAGTATCATGAAATTTATAGGTTAGAATCAGATGGAAAAAAAGATCCTCAACTACTGCAAAAAAATAGAAATCAAATGAAAGCACTCTTTGAAGACATGAAGATAATAGGAAAAAAATTGTTACAAGGAGTTTCTGCTCAAAGTACACTAGCAATCGCTATAAACTATTTTTTAAAAAACTATGAAGGGCTTACAAGATTTATCGAAAATATTGAATTGCCCATTGATAATAATCACCAAGAAAGACAACTTAGAAGTCCTGTTATAGGAAGAAAAACTTGGTATGGAACTCATTCAAAACAAGGTGCAAAAACAGCATCTATTATGTTTACTCTTGTAGAGTCTTGTAAATTAAATGGAATAAATCCTAGAGAATATTTTTCAATGCTTGTTAAGGATATTCATGCTGGGAAAAACGTCTTTACCCCAAAAGAATTTAATAATATAGACAGCGGATAA
- a CDS encoding SGNH/GDSL hydrolase family protein, with translation MLCHLSKFIKKYFLFSFLFPSSSALASDFYMACYYYDTNRGENSNNPSLMRPSTAIPGAASNYFWATNVTNNEYVKLQGKIVDGFFYAEDKSYEEAKAECLNAINKGTFFWRSKKSYKLYDIKASISNYNAYEYPIRFLKDDNKKGKIKQVVLFGDSLSDTGNLKRWMKVMPAYPFWYGRFSDGFIWNDYLKRIAHLPILNFAFGGAKTEGNNNFYVKDFLEYLRAAGRNLVTGSSRDYVNNYVNNYLTDNSYANKSFRITNPDETLFIIWVGANDYISKFEQTVYSEDFFKYPDGINGSRTISERAVNNITEQINTLISRGAKNFLVINLPDFGKTPITLNVKYDPNLDDINDKREFSQNISEVIKYYNAYLTNSLNNLRQSTNGNANINLLDFYKDFNLLLEGKNIYTQENFDYGFTNLDSKYEIPNEPGKYIQDYCYKGSYLDAAKNALKTNHDAYLSGLSKSCKNSEKEVNQFAIFWNSPHPTSYAHCWISFLVLNKLEDLQLLPNYEFSDLSAVKNYCQKQINL, from the coding sequence ATGCTTTGTCATCTAAGTAAATTCATAAAAAAATACTTCCTATTCAGTTTTCTATTTCCTTCTTCCTCAGCTTTAGCTAGTGACTTTTACATGGCCTGTTACTATTATGACACAAATAGAGGTGAAAATAGTAATAATCCTAGTTTAATGCGTCCAAGCACAGCAATACCAGGAGCAGCTAGCAATTATTTTTGGGCAACCAACGTAACAAATAATGAATATGTAAAATTGCAAGGAAAAATTGTTGATGGTTTCTTTTATGCTGAAGACAAAAGTTATGAAGAAGCTAAAGCAGAATGCTTAAATGCAATTAATAAAGGAACTTTTTTCTGGCGCTCAAAAAAGAGTTACAAACTTTATGACATTAAAGCTAGTATTTCTAATTATAATGCTTATGAATATCCAATCCGTTTTTTAAAAGATGACAATAAAAAAGGAAAAATTAAACAAGTAGTTTTATTTGGTGATAGTCTTTCCGATACCGGAAATTTAAAAAGATGGATGAAAGTCATGCCAGCTTATCCTTTTTGGTATGGCAGATTTTCCGATGGCTTTATTTGGAATGATTATCTAAAAAGAATCGCTCACTTACCAATTCTAAATTTTGCTTTTGGTGGTGCTAAAACAGAAGGTAACAATAATTTCTACGTCAAAGACTTTTTAGAATACCTCCGCGCAGCAGGAAGAAATTTAGTAACTGGAAGCTCTAGGGACTATGTAAATAACTATGTAAATAATTATTTAACTGATAATTCTTATGCCAATAAATCTTTTAGAATAACTAATCCTGATGAAACACTTTTTATTATCTGGGTTGGAGCTAATGACTATATCTCTAAATTTGAACAAACTGTTTATTCCGAAGACTTTTTTAAATATCCTGATGGCATAAATGGATCAAGAACAATTTCAGAAAGAGCTGTAAATAATATAACTGAACAAATAAATACTTTGATATCCAGAGGGGCAAAAAACTTTCTTGTTATAAATTTACCAGATTTTGGAAAGACACCAATAACTTTGAATGTAAAATATGATCCAAATTTAGATGATATTAATGATAAAAGAGAATTTTCACAAAATATATCTGAAGTAATAAAATATTATAATGCTTATTTAACTAATTCCTTAAATAATTTAAGACAAAGCACAAATGGAAATGCAAATATTAACTTATTAGATTTTTATAAAGACTTTAATTTATTATTAGAAGGAAAAAATATTTATACTCAAGAAAATTTTGATTATGGATTTACAAATCTGGATTCAAAATATGAAATTCCAAATGAACCAGGCAAATATATTCAGGACTATTGTTACAAAGGCAGTTACCTTGATGCAGCAAAAAATGCGTTAAAAACAAATCATGACGCTTATCTAAGTGGATTAAGTAAATCCTGTAAAAATAGCGAAAAAGAAGTAAATCAATTCGCTATCTTTTGGAATTCTCCACACCCAACAAGTTATGCCCATTGCTGGATATCTTTCCTAGTATTAAATAAACTAGAAGACTTACAATTATTGCCAAATTATGAGTTTTCAGATTTATCCGCAGTAAAAAATTATTGTCAAAAACAAATTAATCTTTAA
- a CDS encoding acetyl-CoA C-acyltransferase: MSKQVQDAYICTAIRTPVGKAPRGVFKLTRPDDLLAHCLKGLLIKNPEMDPAEISDVIVGCAMPEAEQGMNVARIALLLAKYPHAVPGMTINRFCSSGIQAVAMAADRIRMGEADLMVAAGTESMSLIPMMGHKVVMNPAIFKDENIGIAFGMGMTAEKVADKWKISREDQDAFAYESHRRAIEAIKKGEFNDEILPFTTTEALPGRIGEILTNNKVITTDEGPRADTTMEALAKLRPVFAARGSVTAGNSSQMSDGAGAVLLASERAIKKYHLQPIARFVSFAVAGVPPEIMGIGPKEALPKALKQAGLKQSNIDWIELNEAFAAQSLAVIRDLELDPKIVNPLGGAIALGHPLGATGAIRTATILHGMRRHKKKYGVVTMCIGTGMGAAGILEMV, from the coding sequence ATGTCAAAACAAGTTCAAGATGCTTATATTTGTACAGCAATTAGAACACCTGTCGGCAAAGCGCCACGTGGAGTCTTTAAATTGACAAGACCTGACGACTTACTTGCCCATTGTTTAAAAGGTTTGTTAATTAAAAATCCAGAAATGGATCCTGCTGAAATTAGCGATGTAATAGTTGGCTGCGCAATGCCAGAAGCAGAACAAGGAATGAATGTTGCGCGTATTGCATTATTACTTGCGAAATATCCACACGCAGTACCAGGAATGACAATCAACAGATTTTGTTCTTCAGGTATTCAAGCTGTAGCAATGGCTGCGGATCGCATTCGCATGGGCGAAGCTGATTTAATGGTTGCTGCTGGTACAGAAAGCATGAGCCTCATCCCTATGATGGGCCATAAAGTTGTTATGAATCCTGCGATATTTAAAGATGAAAATATTGGAATTGCTTTTGGCATGGGAATGACTGCTGAAAAGGTAGCAGATAAATGGAAAATTTCGCGTGAAGATCAAGATGCCTTTGCTTATGAAAGTCATCGACGTGCCATTGAGGCTATCAAAAAAGGTGAGTTTAACGATGAAATTTTACCGTTTACCACCACAGAAGCGCTTCCTGGCAGAATTGGAGAAATTCTCACCAATAACAAAGTCATTACAACGGATGAAGGTCCAAGAGCGGACACAACAATGGAAGCTCTAGCAAAATTGCGCCCCGTTTTTGCCGCAAGAGGAAGTGTTACTGCAGGAAATAGTTCACAAATGAGTGATGGAGCTGGAGCTGTCCTACTGGCTAGTGAAAGGGCAATCAAAAAATATCATCTCCAACCTATTGCAAGATTTGTTTCTTTTGCCGTAGCAGGAGTACCTCCTGAAATCATGGGAATCGGTCCCAAAGAAGCATTACCAAAAGCACTAAAACAAGCTGGACTAAAACAAAGTAACATAGATTGGATTGAATTAAACGAGGCTTTTGCCGCTCAAAGCCTTGCTGTTATTAGAGATCTAGAGCTTGATCCTAAAATAGTTAATCCTTTAGGTGGTGCTATTGCATTAGGACATCCTTTGGGAGCAACTGGCGCTATCCGTACAGCAACAATTCTTCATGGCATGCGCAGACATAAAAAGAAGTACGGTGTCGTTACCATGTGTATTGGAACAGGAATGGGAGCAGCAGGAATATTAGAAATGGTTTAA
- the secG gene encoding preprotein translocase subunit SecG: MISTLLTTLLIIDALVLIILIIALQQGNEGGLGGAFGGGNTTGFFGATGGVKLIVRATWICGVLFFVLAISLSWKKTHDKYELKNQLEKSLSAPVTEGVKQEPIGGLPANNPSVPVTLPSVPTTEPKLPTVPNPEPSLPGKPK; encoded by the coding sequence ATGATTTCAACTCTTCTGACAACTCTTTTAATCATAGATGCCTTAGTTTTAATTATCCTGATTATTGCTCTTCAGCAAGGAAATGAAGGCGGTTTAGGTGGAGCCTTTGGAGGAGGTAACACAACCGGCTTTTTTGGTGCAACAGGTGGTGTCAAACTTATCGTTAGGGCAACATGGATTTGTGGAGTTCTATTTTTTGTATTAGCAATATCTTTATCTTGGAAAAAGACTCATGATAAATATGAGCTCAAAAATCAATTGGAAAAATCGCTTTCCGCTCCTGTAACTGAAGGAGTTAAGCAAGAACCTATTGGGGGCTTACCTGCTAATAATCCGAGCGTACCTGTTACTCTTCCAAGTGTTCCTACAACAGAACCTAAATTGCCAACAGTACCAAATCCAGAACCGTCCTTACCTGGAAAACCTAAATAA
- a CDS encoding helicase-related protein — protein MTRMTKKKEVSEAKAEKSTKTKAATSKASKASGKAESSAVKTKKTESPKAVKQEKTVKKPAAPKVAEKTAAKKEKAAPKKVEKVTKVETSRPVKPTPAKKESPVAVKAKVVKEVAYHPQETLFPELAIAVSEKEILPNEPKKQATDQHFPIIATEQKIEILQASSEPVPAYFIPEVSEQNKKVIKYENIIANDFIIEALKKAGHKEPNETLQKALSATLRGSDVLIIKPKLKESFLVGSVASAAKILAESLPKGNIQAPSVLFLCNSDNKCEEIYTLSKHLLKSLGISLAKAIESENELSSNESFDVLLATPKTLHKFIQNKTLKLKQVGLCVCYDTHGFTQEESLSDLEKILGELPAERTQKVIIANENAPNVRELAFKFMEEPEYVNTLPSQVKERNPKQFAHSLQAVQKFQVLLGHLKTHKPSCTAIFANTKTVAEWIAFKLHGNGIKVELVTSPLNLSKRKNLVKAIHSGEVNAIVTTDVLSKNLGIKELNCIYNFDLPNSPEQFMERLSRIEGTKNPIAVSFICEDYGFNIKAIETSLGFKLHIATPDKNYFNLKDTSEYPLEASGKVKRIGVSYEQEIVATPVEESMPSESFRTALKKEDTVPTESFPKVGKKIHLESIAQKESATSSASVASSATTSASQTKLYPRPESEQRDEAKTQAFQQKPFDANRKSNYQQASKQTDGSLNRQADKFARRDERAKEAIDAARMAAKAASDKRKDRGTQKTTNPPKRPSLMNIMVSLVQDAVQSAAFAAKESVAQNIQENLPTLSNVLDRFNILKKPLKPGDEDKKNPQ, from the coding sequence ATGACACGCATGACCAAGAAAAAAGAAGTTTCCGAAGCTAAAGCAGAGAAAAGCACAAAAACAAAAGCTGCCACATCGAAAGCTAGTAAAGCTTCTGGAAAAGCGGAATCCTCTGCTGTAAAAACTAAAAAAACAGAGAGTCCCAAAGCTGTTAAGCAAGAAAAAACAGTGAAAAAGCCCGCTGCTCCAAAGGTAGCTGAAAAAACTGCTGCAAAAAAAGAAAAAGCAGCTCCCAAAAAAGTAGAAAAAGTAACTAAAGTAGAGACCTCTCGCCCGGTAAAACCAACACCTGCAAAAAAAGAGTCTCCAGTAGCTGTAAAAGCTAAGGTAGTTAAAGAAGTTGCGTATCATCCTCAAGAAACCTTATTTCCTGAACTAGCAATTGCTGTCAGTGAAAAAGAAATCTTGCCAAATGAACCCAAAAAACAAGCTACCGATCAGCATTTTCCTATCATTGCAACAGAACAAAAAATTGAAATTTTGCAAGCTAGTAGTGAACCTGTCCCTGCTTATTTCATCCCAGAAGTTTCAGAACAAAATAAAAAAGTTATCAAATATGAAAACATCATAGCAAATGACTTCATTATTGAAGCTCTAAAAAAAGCAGGCCACAAAGAACCTAACGAAACATTGCAAAAAGCTCTTTCTGCTACCTTAAGAGGCTCCGATGTTTTAATTATAAAACCAAAATTAAAAGAAAGTTTTTTGGTTGGTTCTGTAGCAAGTGCTGCTAAAATTCTTGCAGAAAGTCTTCCGAAAGGAAATATTCAAGCACCTTCAGTTCTATTTCTGTGCAATTCAGATAACAAATGTGAAGAGATTTATACTTTAAGTAAACATCTGTTAAAAAGCTTAGGTATATCTTTAGCAAAAGCAATTGAGTCAGAAAATGAATTATCGTCAAACGAATCATTTGATGTCCTACTTGCTACCCCTAAAACTTTGCATAAATTCATTCAAAATAAAACGTTAAAATTAAAGCAAGTTGGTTTATGTGTTTGTTACGATACTCATGGTTTTACTCAAGAAGAATCACTTTCTGATTTGGAAAAAATACTTGGAGAACTACCTGCAGAAAGAACTCAGAAAGTAATTATTGCCAATGAAAATGCACCAAATGTGCGGGAATTGGCTTTTAAATTTATGGAAGAGCCTGAGTACGTCAATACATTACCTTCACAAGTTAAGGAAAGAAACCCTAAGCAGTTTGCGCATAGCTTACAAGCTGTCCAAAAATTTCAAGTCTTACTTGGCCATTTAAAAACCCACAAGCCAAGTTGTACGGCAATATTTGCAAATACTAAAACTGTAGCAGAATGGATTGCATTTAAACTCCATGGTAACGGAATTAAAGTAGAACTTGTTACAAGTCCGTTAAATCTTTCGAAACGAAAAAATCTTGTAAAAGCAATCCATTCAGGTGAAGTAAACGCAATTGTAACTACCGATGTCTTATCAAAAAACTTGGGTATTAAAGAACTAAATTGCATTTACAATTTTGACTTGCCAAACTCACCTGAGCAATTCATGGAACGACTTTCAAGAATTGAAGGCACAAAAAATCCAATAGCTGTTTCATTCATTTGTGAAGACTATGGTTTTAATATTAAAGCTATTGAAACTTCTTTAGGCTTTAAACTCCATATTGCAACACCTGATAAAAATTATTTTAATTTAAAGGATACTTCTGAATATCCTCTAGAAGCTAGCGGTAAAGTAAAAAGAATTGGTGTTTCCTACGAGCAAGAAATTGTCGCTACTCCTGTGGAAGAAAGCATGCCAAGCGAATCTTTCCGCACAGCCCTCAAAAAAGAAGATACAGTTCCAACAGAATCTTTCCCAAAAGTTGGCAAAAAAATTCATTTGGAAAGCATTGCCCAAAAAGAATCCGCAACTTCGTCAGCTTCAGTTGCATCATCCGCTACAACTTCAGCGTCACAAACCAAACTTTATCCGCGGCCTGAAAGTGAACAAAGAGATGAAGCTAAAACTCAAGCGTTTCAACAAAAGCCGTTTGATGCCAACAGAAAAAGTAACTATCAGCAGGCAAGTAAACAAACGGATGGCAGCTTGAATCGCCAAGCAGATAAATTTGCAAGAAGGGACGAAAGAGCGAAAGAAGCAATCGATGCAGCACGGATGGCAGCTAAAGCAGCTTCTGATAAACGCAAAGATCGTGGAACTCAAAAAACAACAAATCCTCCAAAACGTCCAAGCCTCATGAATATTATGGTTTCACTCGTTCAAGATGCTGTTCAATCAGCAGCTTTTGCAGCTAAAGAATCAGTTGCCCAAAATATTCAAGAAAATCTTCCTACTTTATCAAATGTTTTAGACAGGTTTAATATATTGAAAAAACCTCTTAAACCAGGTGATGAAGACAAAAAAAATCCGCAATAA
- the tnpB gene encoding IS66 family insertion sequence element accessory protein TnpB (TnpB, as the term is used for proteins encoded by IS66 family insertion elements, is considered an accessory protein, since TnpC, encoded by a neighboring gene, is a DDE family transposase.): protein MINFNRRTKIYVNKSPTDMRESYDGLFNRAKNVLRKDPFSGHLFLFINKKRSSCKCLYYDGTGLVIISKRLEKGLFSRINPRYKKEIILTQAEFSLFFEGTDLKKDLLKVLQKLENT, encoded by the coding sequence ATGATTAATTTTAATAGAAGAACAAAGATATATGTAAATAAGAGTCCCACGGATATGCGAGAATCGTATGATGGGTTATTTAATCGCGCAAAAAATGTTCTTCGTAAGGATCCTTTTTCGGGACATTTATTTTTATTTATAAATAAGAAAAGGTCTTCTTGTAAGTGCCTTTATTATGATGGTACTGGACTCGTAATCATATCCAAAAGGCTAGAAAAAGGTTTATTTTCAAGAATAAATCCGAGGTATAAAAAAGAAATTATTCTTACTCAAGCTGAATTTAGTTTATTTTTTGAAGGAACAGATCTAAAAAAAGATTTGTTGAAAGTCCTGCAGAAATTAGAAAATACATAA